In a genomic window of Enterobacter asburiae:
- the sdaA gene encoding L-serine ammonia-lyase has product MISIFDMFKVGIGPSSSHTVGPMKAGKQFVDDLVEKGLLESVTRVAVDVYGSLSLTGKGHHTDIAIIMGLAGNMPDTVDIDAIPAFIRDVEARGRLLLANGQHEVDFPQDDGMRFRSDNLPLHENGMTIHAWSAEKEIYSKTYYSIGGGFIVDEEHFGKESAGDVNVPYPFKSATEMLGYCKETGLSLSGMVMQNELALHSKKEIEDYFANVWQTMRACIDRGMNTEGVLPGPLRVPRRASALRRMLVTTDKFSNDPMNVVDWVNMFALAVNEENAAGGRVVTAPTNGACGIVPAVLAYYDHFIEPVTPDIYIRYFLAAGAIGALYKMNASISGAEVGCQGEVGVACSMAAAGLAELLGASPEQVCVAAEIGMEHNLGLTCDPVAGQVQVPCIERNAIASVKAINASRMAMRRTSEPRVSLDKVIETMYETGKDMNAKYRETSRGGLAIKVQCD; this is encoded by the coding sequence CTGTAGGGCCGATGAAGGCCGGTAAACAGTTCGTCGATGATCTGGTCGAAAAAGGATTACTGGAAAGCGTTACCCGTGTCGCCGTAGACGTTTACGGTTCACTGTCATTAACGGGTAAAGGCCACCACACCGATATCGCCATTATTATGGGTCTGGCGGGCAATATGCCGGACACTGTTGATATTGATGCCATCCCGGCATTCATCCGCGACGTGGAAGCGCGCGGCCGCCTGCTGCTGGCTAACGGTCAGCACGAAGTGGATTTCCCGCAGGATGACGGCATGCGTTTTCGCAGCGACAACCTGCCGCTGCATGAAAACGGCATGACTATCCACGCCTGGAGCGCCGAAAAAGAGATCTACAGCAAAACCTACTACTCCATCGGCGGTGGCTTCATCGTTGACGAAGAGCATTTTGGTAAAGAGAGCGCGGGCGACGTGAATGTGCCCTATCCGTTCAAATCGGCCACCGAAATGCTGGGCTACTGTAAAGAAACCGGTCTGTCGCTGTCCGGCATGGTGATGCAGAACGAACTGGCGCTGCACAGCAAAAAAGAGATCGAGGACTATTTTGCCAACGTGTGGCAAACCATGCGCGCCTGTATTGACCGCGGGATGAACACCGAAGGCGTCCTGCCTGGGCCACTGCGCGTGCCGCGTCGTGCCTCTGCCCTGCGCCGTATGCTGGTGACCACCGACAAGTTCTCTAACGACCCGATGAACGTGGTCGACTGGGTTAACATGTTTGCCCTCGCGGTAAACGAAGAGAACGCTGCGGGTGGTCGCGTCGTGACTGCGCCAACCAACGGTGCGTGCGGGATCGTCCCGGCTGTGCTGGCCTACTACGATCACTTTATTGAGCCCGTGACGCCGGATATCTATATCCGTTATTTCCTCGCGGCAGGCGCTATTGGCGCGCTGTACAAGATGAATGCGTCCATTTCAGGCGCTGAAGTGGGCTGTCAGGGTGAAGTGGGCGTAGCCTGCTCCATGGCGGCGGCCGGTCTGGCCGAGCTGCTGGGTGCAAGCCCTGAACAGGTTTGCGTGGCGGCGGAAATTGGCATGGAGCATAACCTCGGTCTGACCTGTGACCCGGTCGCTGGCCAGGTGCAGGTGCCGTGCATTGAGCGTAACGCGATTGCTTCCGTCAAAGCGATTAACGCCTCGCGCATGGCGATGCGCCGTACCAGCGAACCACGCGTGTCGCTGGATAAGGTAATCGAAACCATGTACGAAACCGGCAAAGACATGAACGCGAAGTACCGTGAGACGTCGCGCGGCGGTCTGGCCATTAAGGTGCAGTGCGACTAA
- the yoaE gene encoding CNNM family cation transport protein YoaE, protein MEFLMDPSIWVGLLTLVVLEIVLGIDNLVFIAILADKLPPKQRDKARLIGLSLALVMRLGLLSVISWMVTLTKPLFSVMDYTFSGRDLIMLIGGIFLLFKATTELHERLENRQHDDGHGKGYASFWVVVLQIVVLDAVFSLDAVITAVGMVNHLPVMMAAVVIAMAVMLLASKPLTRFVNQHPTVVVLCLSFLLMIGLSLVAEGFGFHIPKGYLYAAIGFSILIELFNQIARRNFIKQQSNQPLRARTADAILRLMGGRRQVNVQSDSENRNPVPVPEGAFVEEERYMINGVLSLASRSLRGIMTPRGEISWVDANLSVDEIRQQLLSSPHSLFPVCRGELDEIIGVVRAKEMLVALEEGVNVEAIAASSPAIVVPETLDPINLLGVLRRARGSFVIVTNEFGVVQGLVTPLDVLEAIAGEFPDEDETPEIVADGEGWLVKGATDLHALSHTLGLENVVNDEEDIATVAGLVIAVNGQIPRVGDVIELPPLHITIVEANDYRVDLVRIVKEQSAHDEDE, encoded by the coding sequence ATGGAATTCTTAATGGACCCGTCAATCTGGGTGGGACTGCTCACGCTGGTCGTACTGGAGATCGTTCTCGGTATTGATAACCTGGTGTTTATCGCCATCCTTGCGGACAAACTGCCGCCAAAACAGCGTGATAAAGCGCGTCTGATTGGTCTGTCGCTGGCGCTGGTCATGCGACTGGGGCTGCTCTCCGTCATCTCCTGGATGGTCACGCTGACTAAACCGCTGTTCTCCGTCATGGATTACACCTTCTCCGGGCGTGATTTGATCATGCTGATCGGGGGGATATTCCTTCTTTTCAAAGCGACGACGGAGCTACATGAACGGCTGGAAAACCGTCAGCACGATGATGGGCACGGTAAAGGCTATGCCAGCTTCTGGGTCGTGGTACTGCAAATTGTGGTGCTGGATGCGGTCTTCTCGCTGGATGCGGTTATTACTGCAGTCGGTATGGTGAACCATCTGCCGGTGATGATGGCGGCTGTGGTCATTGCTATGGCGGTAATGCTGCTGGCCTCGAAACCGTTGACGCGCTTCGTCAACCAGCATCCGACGGTGGTCGTGCTCTGTCTGAGCTTCCTGCTGATGATTGGTCTGAGCCTGGTGGCGGAAGGTTTTGGCTTCCATATTCCGAAAGGCTACCTGTACGCCGCGATTGGCTTCTCGATTCTGATCGAACTGTTCAACCAGATTGCGCGCCGTAACTTTATTAAGCAGCAGTCAAATCAGCCGCTGCGCGCCCGTACGGCGGACGCCATTCTGCGCCTGATGGGAGGGCGTCGCCAGGTGAACGTCCAGTCTGATTCCGAAAACCGTAACCCGGTGCCGGTCCCGGAAGGGGCGTTTGTGGAAGAGGAGCGCTACATGATTAACGGCGTGCTCTCCCTTGCCTCCCGCTCGCTGCGCGGCATCATGACGCCGCGCGGGGAAATCAGCTGGGTGGATGCGAACCTGAGCGTAGATGAAATTCGTCAGCAATTGCTCTCTTCACCGCACAGCCTGTTCCCGGTATGCCGCGGTGAGCTGGATGAGATCATCGGCGTCGTGCGGGCAAAAGAGATGCTGGTGGCGCTGGAAGAGGGCGTCAACGTAGAGGCGATTGCAGCTTCGTCGCCGGCGATTGTCGTGCCGGAAACGCTGGATCCGATCAACCTGCTGGGCGTATTGCGTCGCGCGCGCGGTAGCTTTGTTATCGTCACCAACGAGTTTGGTGTGGTACAGGGGCTGGTGACGCCGCTGGACGTTCTCGAAGCGATTGCCGGTGAATTCCCGGATGAAGACGAAACGCCTGAGATTGTGGCCGACGGCGAAGGCTGGCTGGTCAAAGGTGCGACCGACCTGCACGCGCTCTCGCACACGCTGGGGCTGGAGAACGTGGTTAACGACGAAGAAGACATCGCAACCGTGGCGGGTCTGGTTATCGCCGTAAACGGTCAGATCCCGCGCGTCGGAGATGTAATCGAGCTTCCTCCGTTGCACATCACTATCGTTGAAGCCAACGACTACCGCGTCGATCTGGTCCGCATTGTTAAAGAACAGTCTGCACACGACGAAGATGAATAA
- the manX gene encoding PTS mannose transporter subunit IIAB, with translation MTIAIVIGTHGWAAEQLLKTAEMLLGEQENVGWIDFVPGENAETLIEKYNAQLAKLDTSKGVLFLVDTWGGSPFNAASRIVVDKEHYEVVAGVNIPMLVETFMARDDNPSFDELVALAVETGREGVKALKAQPVEKPAPAPAAAAPKAAAPAKPMGPNDYMVIGLARIDDRLIHGQVATRWTKETNVRRIIVVSDEVAADTVRKTLLTQVAPPGVTAHVVDVAKMIRVYNNPKYAGERVMLLFTNPTDVERIVEGGVKITSVNIGGMAFRQGKTQVNNAISVDAKDIEAFNKLNARGIELEARKVSTDPKLKMMDLIGKVGK, from the coding sequence GTGACCATTGCTATTGTCATAGGCACACATGGTTGGGCTGCTGAGCAGCTACTCAAAACGGCAGAGATGCTGTTGGGCGAGCAGGAAAACGTCGGCTGGATCGATTTCGTTCCCGGTGAAAATGCCGAGACGCTGATTGAGAAGTACAACGCTCAACTCGCGAAGCTGGATACCAGCAAAGGCGTGCTGTTTCTCGTCGATACATGGGGCGGCAGTCCGTTTAACGCTGCCAGCCGCATTGTCGTCGATAAAGAGCATTATGAAGTCGTCGCCGGGGTTAACATTCCCATGCTGGTGGAAACCTTTATGGCGCGCGACGACAACCCGAGCTTCGATGAGCTGGTCGCGCTGGCCGTTGAAACCGGTCGTGAAGGCGTGAAAGCCCTGAAGGCTCAGCCGGTTGAAAAACCTGCCCCTGCCCCGGCTGCGGCGGCACCGAAAGCGGCGGCACCGGCAAAACCGATGGGACCGAACGATTACATGGTTATCGGCCTTGCGCGTATTGATGACCGCTTAATCCACGGGCAGGTGGCGACACGCTGGACCAAAGAGACCAACGTTCGCCGCATCATCGTCGTCAGCGACGAAGTGGCCGCTGATACCGTCCGTAAAACCCTTCTGACTCAGGTTGCACCACCGGGCGTTACCGCGCACGTGGTGGATGTCGCCAAGATGATCCGCGTTTACAACAACCCGAAATATGCGGGCGAGCGCGTGATGCTCCTGTTTACTAACCCGACAGACGTCGAGCGCATTGTTGAAGGCGGCGTGAAAATTACCTCCGTGAACATCGGCGGTATGGCTTTCCGTCAGGGCAAAACGCAGGTCAACAACGCGATTTCAGTCGATGCGAAAGATATCGAGGCGTTCAACAAGCTGAATGCCCGCGGTATTGAGCTGGAAGCCCGTAAAGTTTCCACTGACCCGAAACTGAAAATGATGGATTTGATCGGTAAAGTTGGGAAATAA